From Nitrospinota bacterium, one genomic window encodes:
- the ndhC gene encoding NADH-quinone oxidoreductase subunit A, with translation MNQYIPVLLVFAVSAGIAAAVLAISEGLGPKEVFREKMEPFECGENAIMSPKLRFSVRFYLIALLFIVFDIEAVFMFPWAVIFQPLGMFGFVEMTVFIVILAIGLVYVWKKGALEWE, from the coding sequence GTGAACCAGTATATACCCGTGCTTTTGGTGTTCGCCGTTTCCGCCGGGATAGCAGCGGCGGTGCTGGCGATATCCGAGGGGCTTGGCCCCAAGGAAGTGTTCCGGGAGAAGATGGAGCCGTTCGAGTGCGGCGAGAACGCCATAATGTCGCCGAAACTGCGGTTTTCGGTGAGGTTTTACCTGATAGCGCTTCTATTTATTGTGTTCGATATAGAAGCGGTGTTCATGTTCCCCTGGGCGGTGATATTCCAGCCGCTGGGGATGTTCGGCTTCGTGGAGATGACGGTGTTCATCGTTATCCTGGCCATCGGGCTTGTGTATGTGTGGAAAAAGGGAGCCTTGGAATGGGAATGA
- the nuoB gene encoding NADH-quinone oxidoreductase subunit NuoB has protein sequence MGMTESEKADVAALGDSVIITQLDKIIGWGRKYSFFLYPFVTACCGMEFMSVAGPRYDLDRFGAALPRFSPRQADLLMVVGTISHRQAPILVKVYNQMTEPKWVFAFGTCTVSGGMYDNYATVQGIDTLIPVDVYVPGCPPRPEMVIDGLIKLQQKVVAEPHQMAYKKGIAPVGEADDRIVTGRKA, from the coding sequence ATGGGAATGACGGAAAGCGAAAAGGCGGACGTCGCGGCGCTGGGCGACAGCGTGATAATCACCCAGTTGGACAAGATCATCGGCTGGGGCCGCAAATACAGCTTTTTCCTGTACCCGTTCGTGACGGCCTGCTGCGGCATGGAGTTCATGTCGGTGGCGGGGCCCAGGTACGATCTGGACAGGTTCGGCGCGGCCCTTCCCCGGTTCTCCCCTAGGCAGGCGGACCTTTTGATGGTGGTGGGAACGATAAGCCACAGGCAGGCGCCGATATTGGTGAAGGTCTATAACCAGATGACCGAGCCCAAATGGGTGTTCGCTTTCGGTACCTGCACCGTATCCGGCGGGATGTATGACAACTACGCCACAGTGCAGGGGATAGACACGCTGATCCCGGTGGACGTATATGTCCCCGGCTGCCCGCCGAGGCCGGAGATGGTGATAGACGGGCTTATAAAGCTTCAGCAGAAGGTGGTGGCCGAGCCGCACCAGATGGCGTACAAGAAGGGGATCGCCCCGGTGGGCGAGGCGGACGACAGGATCGTCACGGGGCGGAAGGCTTAA
- a CDS encoding NADH-quinone oxidoreductase subunit C — protein MAAVKAKFAGSRTLIHTHCQKGDDTIVVRADDILDVMEFLRNGAGLSFDMILDVTAVDYLNDMGIWPYMAELGARFEVVYHLYSVDKNHRIRVKSPLPADKPHINSVTSIWPGADWFEREAWDLYGVVFRGHPNLKRILLYEAFVGHPLRKDYPKTKRQPLIGPVN, from the coding sequence ATGGCGGCGGTGAAGGCGAAGTTCGCCGGATCGCGGACGCTGATCCACACCCATTGCCAGAAGGGGGACGACACGATAGTCGTGCGCGCCGATGACATACTAGACGTGATGGAATTCCTGCGCAACGGCGCGGGGCTTTCGTTCGACATGATTCTCGACGTGACGGCTGTGGACTATTTGAACGACATGGGGATATGGCCGTACATGGCGGAACTCGGGGCCCGGTTCGAGGTGGTGTACCACCTGTATTCGGTGGACAAAAACCATCGGATAAGGGTGAAGTCTCCGCTGCCCGCGGACAAGCCGCACATCAACTCGGTCACCTCCATATGGCCCGGGGCGGACTGGTTTGAGCGGGAGGCGTGGGACCTTTACGGTGTGGTGTTCAGGGGCCATCCGAATTTGAAGAGGATATTGCTGTACGAAGCTTTCGTGGGGCATCCGTTGCGCAAAGATTATCCGAAAACCAAGCGCCAGCCTTTGATCGGGCCGGTGAATTAA
- a CDS encoding NADH-quinone oxidoreductase subunit D — protein sequence MTETNRDYDFHREHHTELLTVNMGPSHPATHGTVKFLLTLDGETIENIDVEVGYLHRGFEKECEATTWNGVFPYTDRLDYTASVLNNVGYAMAVEKLAGITIPERCQYIRVIVSEMARMSAHYTTTAAGALELGALTAFIYFVEARELLWDMLESVCGARLTHNYVRIGGVISDLPADFKQNIKTVFATNRKLWVDFDKLLSKNRIFIDRMRDVGGISREDAIAWGFTGPCLRAAGVPYDVRRANPYLVYDRVDFAIPVGETGDNYDRFQVRMEELEQSMRIIEQCLEQMPEGPVNINNPDFRQASKDDIFTKMEPLIFQFKTVVEGHKIPRGEAYAAVEGANGELGYYVVSNGGGHPVKMRVRPPCFQLTSALPLLIKGRMIADLIPTFDMINLIGGECDR from the coding sequence ATGACCGAAACGAACAGGGATTACGACTTCCACCGGGAGCACCACACGGAGCTTCTGACGGTGAACATGGGCCCGTCGCACCCGGCGACCCACGGCACCGTGAAGTTCCTGCTCACGCTCGATGGCGAGACGATAGAGAACATTGACGTGGAGGTGGGCTACCTGCACAGGGGTTTCGAGAAGGAGTGCGAGGCCACCACGTGGAACGGCGTTTTCCCGTACACCGACAGGCTGGACTACACCGCCAGCGTGCTCAACAACGTGGGCTACGCCATGGCCGTGGAGAAGCTGGCCGGGATAACCATTCCGGAGCGGTGCCAGTACATCCGGGTGATCGTAAGCGAGATGGCGCGCATGTCCGCCCATTACACGACGACGGCGGCCGGGGCTCTCGAGCTTGGCGCGCTGACCGCGTTCATATATTTCGTCGAGGCGCGGGAACTTCTGTGGGACATGCTAGAGTCCGTTTGCGGCGCCAGGCTGACCCACAATTACGTGCGGATCGGCGGGGTGATAAGCGACCTTCCGGCGGACTTCAAACAAAACATAAAGACCGTGTTCGCCACCAACAGGAAACTGTGGGTGGACTTTGACAAACTGCTCTCCAAGAACCGGATATTCATAGACCGCATGCGGGACGTGGGCGGCATAAGCCGTGAGGACGCCATCGCCTGGGGATTCACCGGGCCGTGCCTGCGGGCGGCCGGCGTGCCGTATGACGTGCGCCGGGCCAACCCGTACCTTGTTTACGACCGGGTGGACTTCGCCATTCCGGTGGGGGAGACGGGGGACAATTACGACAGGTTCCAGGTGCGCATGGAGGAACTGGAGCAGTCCATGCGGATCATAGAGCAGTGCCTGGAGCAGATGCCCGAAGGGCCTGTGAACATAAACAACCCGGATTTCAGGCAGGCCTCCAAGGACGACATATTCACGAAAATGGAGCCCCTTATCTTCCAGTTCAAGACCGTGGTGGAGGGGCATAAGATACCCAGGGGCGAAGCGTACGCCGCCGTTGAAGGGGCCAACGGGGAACTGGGCTATTACGTTGTCTCCAACGGCGGTGGGCATCCTGTGAAGATGCGCGTCCGCCCCCCCTGTTTCCAGCTTACGTCGGCGCTGCCGCTTCTTATCAAGGGGCGGATGATAGCCGACCTTATACCGACGTTCGACATGATCAACCTTATCGGCGGGGAGTGTGACAGGTGA